From the genome of Anaerobacillus sp. CMMVII:
CCTGGCACAAAGTTTTACTGGTCACTTTTTACAATTCCCTGGCTCATCCCTTCTGTGGTAGCAGCATTAATCTGGCGCTGGATGCTCCATGAACAATTCGGTATTATTAATCAAGTTTTGGTTTCAGTGGGAATATTAGAGATGCCTATCCCTTGGTTAAGTAGGGAGCTATTAGCACTAATCTCAGTCATTGTGGTTGATGCTTGGGTAGGCTTACCTTTTATGATCGTTGTCTGTTTAGCTGGATTAAAGACAATTCCAACACAGTGGTATGAGGCAGCGATGGTCGACGGTGCAAACTGGCTACAACAGTTCATTTATATTACGCTACCGAGCATGAAGACAATTTTACTAGTCATGGGAACGTTGAGCTTCATTGGTACTTTTAATAGCTTTAATATCATTTATACTATGACTGGTGGCGGGCCAGTAAATGCGACCAATACGTTAGTCATCCATATTTACCGAACAGCCTTTACCCAATACAATTTTGGCTTGTCCTCTGCAATAGCAGTTGTTACATTTCTAATCATTTCGTGTTTTGTCATCTATTATCGAAGATTGCTAGATAAGGAGGGTGAATTTTAATGAAAAGGGTATTCTGGTATATCGCCATCTCAGTCTATGCACTTATCATGATTTTTCCATTACTGTGGATGTTTTCTACAGCATTTAAGTCATCAAATGAAATTTTCTCATTAACACCTTCTTTTATACCAGAAAAATTCACCTTCCAAGCTTTTAAGGACGTCCTAATGATGGATGCTTATCGGAGGTATTTAGGCAATAGCTTGTTTGTGGCAACTTGCTCGACATTGATATCAGTGGTCCTTTCGTCACTAGCAGGCTATGGGTTTTCGCGTTTTTACTTTCGAGGTAGAAAACGCATGTTACACTTGTTTTTAAGTGCTCAAATGATCCCTGGAGTCCTGTTACTTATGCCAATATTTTTTATCATGACAAAGTTTAAATTAATTGATAGTTATTTAGGACTAATCCTCGCTTATGTTACATTCTCGTTGCCTTTTTCGACTTGGATTATGACAGGGTTTTATAAGGGTATTCCTCGGGAGCTTGAAGAAGCAGCGATGATTGATGGTGCTTCTCGTTTTCAAGCCTTTCTGAAAATTATTGTCCCTCTAGCGGTTCCAGGAATGATTTCTACCGGAATATTTTCCTTCCTAGTTGCTTGGGATGAGTTTTTATTTACGCTTACCCTAACGTCCTCAGAAGCTAAGCGAACATTGCCATATGGTCTTTATAGCTTTATGACACAGTATGGAGTGGAGTGGAATAATTTAATGGCTGCTTCTATTATAGCGATCATTCCACCATTTCTGATCTTCATGTTTTTACACAAGTATTTTCTTAGAGGATTTACGAGTGGTGCTTTAAAAGAGTAATAACAATTTAATGTAAAAGAAAGTTCACTTTCAACAACATACGATGCAAATGATTGAAGAAGCGAATTAGTATAGGAGAAAGTGAAATTTGCTTCATCAATGTAACTTAACTTGTGTGTAGCTAAGGGAATGGTTGAAAGACATCCAGTATAACAACAAGGCATACGAAAACAGCGTATCTCGAAGCTCATTATCCTAAAGGTAGTGAGTTTTTTTATTAGGCTGTTTTCGCAAAGTTTGTTGCTTTCGTAAAAATCCCAAAGCCGGATTTTTACACATACTTACTAAGATTTCACTACTTATTTAGTAAGTAGTGCTCTTTTATTACTAAATTTATCTTCATATAAGGAACTTTTCCAATTATTTCAGTTTAAAAGCAACAAGTTTTTTTGTGCGACGAGTAACCGCAGGAGCAATGTTTTAGAAAAGAGCCTTTCATTATTATTGTTAGATGAACTTCTAAGCCTTAAGTCTTATTGAAAATCAGCCTGTGGTTTATTTTGGAAAAACTATTCTTTGTTTATGATAGAACTAGCTTGAGTGATGATGACAGAAAGATTAACTTTTTTTATATTCTTATATACCAAAATTTACCTGTAGGCTATATAATTTAATTGGCTATGGGAAAAAAGGAGGAGTTAAAATGAACGTCTTACGTTTTCTGATAGGTCGAAAAAAGTTGGTTGCTCTAATGGTCATTTTTATTTTTATAATAGGGATTTATGCTGCGGGAAAACTTGACCGGGAGTTATTTCCCTCGATTTCTTTTGATGGGGCCGGAATTTATGTGAATGCTGGTCAAATGTCCACACTTGATGTTGAGCAACAAGTCACAAAACCTATTGAGCAGGTATTACAGAATATCAGTGGGATTAAATCAATCACTAGCTCTTCAGCAATTGGTGTAAGTTCAATTAGTATTCAGGCAGAAGAGGGTTTAGGAGAAGAGGTATTTAAAGAAATCGAAGCATCAATGAGAGGATTGGAAACTCAACTCCCAGGAGTAAATCTAATCTCTACTCAACAGTTTTCAACAGACCAGCCCTATGAGTTTTATATGACGATTACAGAAGGCCAACTGAAGGAAATGTCTGAGTTTGCTCGTAACATAGTTAAACCGCGTCTAGAATCCTTACCTGAAGTTCGGGCAGTTAGTCTTGAAGGAATTGAAAAGTCTGAACTCATTGTTGAATTAAACTTAGAAAAGCTACAAGAAGCCGGAGTTTCTCATCAACAGGTAATTCAAACTATTCAGCAGTTAAATGTTGATACGTCTGTGGCTACTTTAGAAGCAGAAGCAGATGTCGGTAAACCGATTGTAAGATGGACGACTACCATGGCAAACGTAGAAGATATCAAAAATATAGAACTTATTTCTGAAACAGGAATTAAACGAGTAGCTGATGTAGCAAAAGTGTATGAGGATAAAAATATGGCATCATCCGTTGGTTGGAATAATGGAACAAGAGAGTTTATTTTCGTTCAAATTGGCCGGGTTAAGGATGTAACACAAGTCGAGATGGCTGCCGCTGTGCGAAGAGAAATTGAAAAAATTAAAGAAGAGGGCCATGTGATAGGCTTTCAGTTTGAAGAGCTAGTTGCTCAAGCAGATTATGTTACGAATTCAATTGATGGAGTTAGCAAAAATGTAGTAATTGGTGGAGTAATCGCTCTTTTGATCCTTATCTTATTTTTAAGAAATATCCGTGCGACCATCATCATTGGCTTGTCCATTCCGCTATCGATCCTTTTAACATTTATTGCGATGTATTTCTTTGAATACAGTTTTAACATGCTAACTCTGATTGGTTTAGGGTTAGGAATCGGGATGATGGTAGATTCATCGATTGTTATTTTAGAGTCTATTTATCGAAAGAAGGAAGCGGGCCTTAAAAAACTAGAAGCAGTTTTAGCAGGGGTTAAAGAAGTAGCAACAGCAGTATTTGCTTCAATGCTGACAACCATTGTTGTCTTTGTTCCCATTGGTTTGCTTGGTGGTGAAATGGGGCAATTTATGATTATTCTTTCGATGATTGTTGTGATGACATTAGTTAGTTCAGTGGTTGTTGCCTTCACCCTTATTCCAACATTAAGCGAGAACTTTTTAAAGTTAAAGTATAGAAGAGAAGGTTCAAAAGAGGGCGTCATTATTGCTAAATATGGACGATTAGTTGCTTGGGTTGCAAAGAAAAAACGAAACCGCTACGGAATCGTGGTGTTGTTTATTGCTATTTTTGTAAGTTCGTTGCTGTTGATCACCAAAATACCAATGACGGTTATGCCAGATGTACTCAATCGTTATGCAGAAATTATTGTTCAGCTTGAAGGTGGGTTAACTCCTGCTGAACGCGAGGAAATTGCTCATAAAATTAATAAACAAATCTCTGCAGTAGATGATGTTGAGAATAACTTGATTTTGGATAATGTTGGAGTATTATATATTCTTGTTAACATGACCACTGAAGAAAATGCGACGGTTGAACAAAGTGAAGTAAATGAGGCTATGTTTCGAGCGCTCCGTGAGCTAGAAGCAGAGTTTCCAATAATAAGCGTCGGTGGAGCAGATTTTTCTGGACCTAGCTTCCCAGTGGCGATTGAGATTAAAGGAAATGATTTAGAGCAGCTAGCTGAGATTTCTCTAGATTTCATGAATAAGCTGAAGACAGTAGAAGGAGTTGTAGGAATTACATCGGCGGCAAATAAGAAAATGACTGAGGAGCAAATCCAATTTAAAAATGTAAGTATGGAAAGAGATGGAGTGACTGCTTCGCAGCTCTTAGCTCAGTTTCAGCAATGGTCAGTTCGTATGCCTTTAGGAGAATTAAGAGATGAAGAAGTTACACCAATCTTTTTAACAACAAATGTAAACATTAATCATAAAGCCGATTTATTAAAACAAAAAATCATGACAATGGCTGGAGAAAAAGAGCTGGCTACTTATATCGAGTTGAAAAAGGTGGAAGTACCAACAGAAGTTACTAGAAAGGATGGTGAAAGGATTGTCACCATATTGGCAGGGATTGAAGGGCGCGATCTAGGTTCAATAACCCGAGATGTCGACCAGCTAATAGCAAACTATCAACTTCCTGCTGGTTACTCAATTAAGACTGGAGGTAGCTTAGAAGAGCAAAAAGAAATGCAGAAAGACATGCTGATGATTTTAGCAATTGCGATTTTTCTTGTTTACGTCGTAATGACCGTTCAGTTTAATAGCTTTATTCATCCGTTTATTGTCATGTCCGTCATTCCGATGACCGTTACAGGAGCATTGTTAGGATTATTATTCACGCAATCTGAATTAAGTGTGTTATCAGGTGTAGGGATGGTATTTTTGATAGGGATTGTTTTGAATAATGCTATTCTCTTAATTGATCGTACAAAACAACTCAGAGGTTTAGGTTACAATACAGAAGAAGCAATTGTTGAAGCTGGGAAAAATCGTTTACGTCCAATCTTTATGACAACCTTAACCACAGTTGGAGGAATGCTTCCACTTGCGATAGCTACTGGAACAGCGAGTAATTATCAGTCACCGTTAGCCATCGTGATTATCTCAGGGCTACTGTTTGCAGCATTCATTACGCTAATCCTCGTTCCGTCTGTCTATCTATTATTTGAAGATATAAAATCAGGACTAAATCGTTTGTTCCGTCGTAAGTTAACACGTAGGAACAATAAGTCGCAATCGATTTAACATAATTTCACTTAATCATAAATAACTCTATGAAAACGATATCATTGTTTGATACAATAGAACATAATTTCAAAACATAGGTGATATTATGGAAAATGAAAAGCTCTTAAAAGTAATTGAAGCAGCGAAGCTTTACTATCTACTCGATTATAATCAAGTAGATATAGCTAAGCAATTAGGTGTCTCGCGTCCAACCGTGTCAAGGCTTCTTCAACTAGCTAAGGAAGAAGGAATCGTCCAGATTAAAATTATTGATCCTACCGAAGACATTGAAAACCTTGCTCTTCGACTTGAACAAAAATTCAATTTAAAAAAAGCAATTGTTACTCATATTCCCCAGTATGAAGACCATCTCATTAAAATGTATTTAGGAGAAGCTACAGCAAAATATGTAGATGCCGTTGTAAAAGATGGTGATATTATTGGCGTTACATGGGGCACAACACTGTATCATACTGCGGTTGAATTAAAGACCAAATCTGTAAAAGATGTCAAGGTTGTTCAGTTAAAAGGTGGAGTCAGTCATTCAGAAACGAATACCCATATGAATGAAATTCTATATTTATTTGGCAAAGCATTTGGCACTACCCCTCATCATCTACCTTTACCTGCAATCGTCGACCATGTAGTTGTGAAGCAAGCGATGGAAGCAGACCGTCATATAAAGCGGATATTAGAGCTTGGAAAACAAGCAAATATAGCGTTATTTACGATTGGTCCTATTAAATCAGAGGCTCTACTATTTCAGTTAGGATATTTTACAGACCAAGAAATTCGTGCGATCAACTCTAAAGCAGTAGGGGATATTTGTTCACGTTTTTTCGATGAGAATGGTCAAATTTTTAATGAACAATTAAATGCCCGTACACTCGGTATAGAACTCGCTGAGTTGAAAAAGAAGGAACATGCAGTCTTGGTTGCGGGTGGTCCACACAAGATAGAAGGGATTCGCGGCGCCTTAAAAGGAAAATATGCGAACGTTTTGATTACAGATCAATTTACGGCAAAGTTTTACTTGATAAAGAATTTTAGGTGGTTGACTATAAAGTCGACCACTTTTTCATTTGTAAAAAATAAAAATTACAAAAAGTGGTGTAAATTGAATGTGGTTGAAGTCGGAATGGAGCAGTTTGAGAAGAATGAAAGCTGTCCGAACCTGAGCTAACTTCGGACAGGATTAGTTTGAGAAGAATGAAAGCTGTCTGAACCTGAGTTAACCTCGGAATGGAGCAGGTTGAGAAAAAGGAAAGCTGTCCGAAACTAAGCTACTTCGGACAGGATGAGGTTGAGAAGAGGAAAGTATTCCGAACCTAGGCCAAGTTCGGAAAGGATTAGGTTTGGATAAAGGAAAGCATTCCGAACCTGGACAAAGTTCGGAAAGGATCAGGCTGCTAGATAGGAAAGTATTCCGAAGCTAGGCCAAGTTCGGAAAGGATCAAGCTGAAAAAAAGAAAAGCATTCCGAACCTAGGTAAAGTTTGGATCGGATCTGGTGGATATACTGCTAATTACTAGAATAATTTGTGTGCTTTTAATTTAGTATTAAAATAAATAGTTTTATATATATGATGTTTTGAATAGTGCGCCTTACAATTTTTTTTCATTTGTAAAAAACAAAATTTACAGAAAGTAAACTTTAAATAGAAACATTACCCAATATTAAACTGAAAACCAAGAGTAAAATTAGTTTCAACCTGCGAATTATGTCGAATTTTCAAAGAAGAAAAAATAAATGTTTTACAAATGTTCAATTAAGCGTTTACATACGTTCTGTAAATCTGGTATATTATCAATGTACCGATCATGATCATTAGTATTTAAATATTTTGTGTAACTTTCTAACATTCTATTAGACATCAGGAGTGATTAACATGAACATCATTTGGGGTATGTTTGGTATTTTTACTGTATTTTTTATTGCGTACTTATTTTCGAGTAATCGTAAGGCAATAAAACCTAGAACTGTATTAGGTGGTTTAGCTATTCAGTTATCCTTTGCGTTTATCGTATTAAAATGGGAATTTGGGAAAGAGGCATTAGAGAAACTGGCTTTAGGTGTGAACGAAATTGTTAACTATGCAAATGAAGGGATCGGCTTCTTATTTGGTGGAATATTCGTTGCAGACAATATCGGTTTTATCTTTGCTTTTCAAGTTCTTCCAGTAGTTATTTTCTTTTCAGCGTTAATTTCAGTTCTATACTACATTGGAATTATGCAAATCGTTATAAAATTTTTAGGTGGTGCTCTATCTAAATTACTAGGAACAAGTAAAGCTGAGTCGCTTTCAGCAGCTGCTAATATTTTCGTAGGACAAACAGAAGCGCCACTTGTAGTAAAACCGTATTTAGATAAAATGACAAAGTCAGAGCTTTTCGCTGTAATGACTGGTGGATTAGCATCTGTAGCAGGTTCGGTATTAATCGGGTATTCATTATTAGGTGTTCCGTTAGAATATTTATTAGCTGCAAGCTTCATGGCAGCACCAGCAGGATTAATCATTGCAAAGATCATGATTCCAGAAACTGAACGTTCACAGACGTCAGACGACTTACATCTGGAAAAAGATACAGAATCAGTGAATGTGATAGATGCTGCTGCTCGCGGAGCAAGTACAGGTTTACAATTGGCCTTAAATATTGGGGCAATGTTACTTGCGTTTATTGCATTGATTGCGTTAATTAATGGCCTCTTAGGAGCAGTTGGTGGGTTATTTAATTTCGAAGGCCTGACTCTAGAAATGATTTTAGGCGTCTTATTTGCACCAATTGCATTTGCGATTGGAGTTCCGTGGGCAGAGGCTGTTCAAGCAGGTGGATTTATTGGACAAAAACTAATCTTAAATGAGTTTGTAGCATATTCTTCGTTTGCACCACAAATCGAACAGCTTTCACCGAAAACAGTGGCAGTTATTAGTTTTGCTTTATGTGGGTTTGCAAACGTGTCATCAATGGGGATTTTACTAGGTGGACTTGGAAACCTTGCGCCGAACCGACGAGCTGATATTGCAAAGCTTGGGGTTAAGGCAGTAATTGCAGGGATGTTAGCTTCCCTTTTAAGTGCATCCATTGCGGGAATGTTATTTTAAAGAAATGTGTTAAAGAAAAACAAGTAATCTAGCTTATGAAACTGAAAGGATGAATTAGTAATGACTAACTTAGCAAAAATGATTGATCACACAGCATTGAAAGCAAATACAACGATGGAGCAAATTGAAACACTTTGTGCAGAAGCAAGAGAATTTGGTTTTGCATCTGTATGTGTTAATCCAACATGGGTAGAAACTGCAGCCGAACTTTTAAAAGAGTCTGGAGTAGATATTTGTACAGTAATTGGTTTTCCGTTGGGAGCAAACACTCCTGAAACAAAGGCATTTGAAACAAAGGATGCGATAAATAAAGGAGCTACAGAGGTAGATATGGTAATCAATGTAGCAGCTTTAAAAGCAAAAAATGATGAACTAGTTGAGCGAGATATTCGTGCGGTAGTTGAAGCAGCAAAAGGAAAAGCTTTAACAAAAGTTATTATTGAGACATGTCTTTTGACGGACGAAGAAAAAGAGCGTGCTTGTCGTATCGCAGTAGATGCTGGGACAGACTTTGTAAAAACATCAACTGGATTTTCAACAGGTGGCGCGACAGTTGAAGATATCGCATTAATGAGAAATGTTGTTGGTCCAACGATTGGAGTAAAAGCTTCAGGGGGAGTAAGAAGTTTAGCTGATGCAAAAGCAATGATTGCAGCAGGCGCTACTCGTATTGGTGCTAGTTCAGGTGTTTCGATAGTAAAAGGCGAAGTATCATCGTCAGATTATTAAAGATAAGAGGTAGCTAATTATGAAAGAAATTATTTTAAGCTTAGTAGCGGGTGTAATCATTGGCATTGTTTTTAAGAGTTTAAAATTGCCATTACCAGCTCCACCAGTTGTGGCTGGGATTATGGGGATAGTTGGGATTTTCCTCGGAGGGGTAATTTTTACACAAGTTGTTAAACTATTTTCATAGGGAACTAAATGAATTTCATAATTCACTATTTTCGCAACTTGATTAAGCTCAGTTAAGGTAGTTATGAAATTCACTCAGTAAACAATATAATTGAAAGTGTGGAATAGCCAAAATGAAAAAAGAAGAGTTAATTCATGAAGCTAAGCTAGCTAGAGAAAAGGCGTATGTCCCATATTCAAAGTTTAAAGTTGGTGCAGCTCTCTTAACGAAAAGGGGCGAAGTTTTTCATGGCTGTAATATTGAAAATGCAGCCTATAGTATGTGTAATTGTGGTGAACGTACAGCATTATTTAGTGCATACGCACAGGGAGAAAAAGATTTTGCAGCATTAGCAGTAGTTGCTGACACGAAACGTCCTGTGCCACCGTGTGGTGCGTGTCGACAGGTGATTGCAGAACTATGTGATCCAAACATGATTATTTACTTGTCCAACTTAAAGGGAGACATTAAGGAAATAACCGTTAGTGAGCTATTACCGGCAGCATTTTCACCAGAAGATTTAAATCAGTCATAGTTCTTTAAAGAAAATCCTCATTATCGAATACTGATAATGAGGATTTTTAGTCTATTTTAGTACCAGCTGTTTCCTCAATGATTGTTGCTTTTAAAATAGCTAGTTATGACAAGTCATATTAAGATCTCGGGGACATCTTTAAGGCGGTGTTTCATGGTTTTCATTCACTCAGTATCAAGGAATTACCCAAGTCGAAAGACGATCCCATGACCTCCTTTCGGATAAACCCATTTAATATTTTCATGAGGGCAACCTATTCTGCAACTGCCACATTCATGACAGCCTTCATACCCAACATGCATACGAATATCTTCCCATTTATATACCTCGGCTGGACAGAAAATTGTACATATTTTATCAGGGCATTTCGATAAGCATGTGTCATGGTCTAAAACATGAAGATGAGATTCGGTGTCAGCATTAAACCGAACAAGGTATTGTTTTTCCTCGATTGTTTGTGCCTTCTTTAATCCACTCATTATTTCATCACCTTCCATGCTCGAAGAATGTCGCGAGCCATTTTTATCTTTTCACGGTTTGTACCAAGGTCATTCCAAATTTTCTTTTGCTTCTCCCATTTTGACTTGCCATCAACGGTAAACATTTGACTAGCCGCGCGATTAATTAATGGAATGTATTGCTCAAAGTATTGAGGTGATTGATCAAAAAGATGTGTTGCATCCTTATATTTCTTCAAATCTTGCCCTACGAAGCTCTCCATTAGTTTCATTCGATAGGTATCTAGTGTTCGAACTGTATAATCTCCACGTTCTTTTGCAAGAAGTACAGTTTCTGCTGCGAACCTACCGGATGTCATCGCCATGTTTGAGCCTTCACGGTGGATCGCATTAACGAGTTGCGCAGCATCACCAATGACGAGGACGCCATTATCACAGACCTTAGGCATCGAATGGTAGCCACCTTCTGGGATGAGATGAGCGAGATACTCAACAGGCTCGCTCCCTTGAATATAAGGGCGAATGATTGGGTGGTTTTTCACGT
Proteins encoded in this window:
- a CDS encoding carbohydrate ABC transporter permease — encoded protein: MRQRENLTGFLFILPALFVLSIVVFYPLTWTFWLSLHEKILIAPQRDQFLGFTHYQELFGDNELWKFLLITVIFTLSSVSIKIIFGMIGALLLHQNHPGTKFYWSLFTIPWLIPSVVAALIWRWMLHEQFGIINQVLVSVGILEMPIPWLSRELLALISVIVVDAWVGLPFMIVVCLAGLKTIPTQWYEAAMVDGANWLQQFIYITLPSMKTILLVMGTLSFIGTFNSFNIIYTMTGGGPVNATNTLVIHIYRTAFTQYNFGLSSAIAVVTFLIISCFVIYYRRLLDKEGEF
- a CDS encoding carbohydrate ABC transporter permease, whose product is MKRVFWYIAISVYALIMIFPLLWMFSTAFKSSNEIFSLTPSFIPEKFTFQAFKDVLMMDAYRRYLGNSLFVATCSTLISVVLSSLAGYGFSRFYFRGRKRMLHLFLSAQMIPGVLLLMPIFFIMTKFKLIDSYLGLILAYVTFSLPFSTWIMTGFYKGIPRELEEAAMIDGASRFQAFLKIIVPLAVPGMISTGIFSFLVAWDEFLFTLTLTSSEAKRTLPYGLYSFMTQYGVEWNNLMAASIIAIIPPFLIFMFLHKYFLRGFTSGALKE
- a CDS encoding efflux RND transporter permease subunit, producing the protein MNVLRFLIGRKKLVALMVIFIFIIGIYAAGKLDRELFPSISFDGAGIYVNAGQMSTLDVEQQVTKPIEQVLQNISGIKSITSSSAIGVSSISIQAEEGLGEEVFKEIEASMRGLETQLPGVNLISTQQFSTDQPYEFYMTITEGQLKEMSEFARNIVKPRLESLPEVRAVSLEGIEKSELIVELNLEKLQEAGVSHQQVIQTIQQLNVDTSVATLEAEADVGKPIVRWTTTMANVEDIKNIELISETGIKRVADVAKVYEDKNMASSVGWNNGTREFIFVQIGRVKDVTQVEMAAAVRREIEKIKEEGHVIGFQFEELVAQADYVTNSIDGVSKNVVIGGVIALLILILFLRNIRATIIIGLSIPLSILLTFIAMYFFEYSFNMLTLIGLGLGIGMMVDSSIVILESIYRKKEAGLKKLEAVLAGVKEVATAVFASMLTTIVVFVPIGLLGGEMGQFMIILSMIVVMTLVSSVVVAFTLIPTLSENFLKLKYRREGSKEGVIIAKYGRLVAWVAKKKRNRYGIVVLFIAIFVSSLLLITKIPMTVMPDVLNRYAEIIVQLEGGLTPAEREEIAHKINKQISAVDDVENNLILDNVGVLYILVNMTTEENATVEQSEVNEAMFRALRELEAEFPIISVGGADFSGPSFPVAIEIKGNDLEQLAEISLDFMNKLKTVEGVVGITSAANKKMTEEQIQFKNVSMERDGVTASQLLAQFQQWSVRMPLGELRDEEVTPIFLTTNVNINHKADLLKQKIMTMAGEKELATYIELKKVEVPTEVTRKDGERIVTILAGIEGRDLGSITRDVDQLIANYQLPAGYSIKTGGSLEEQKEMQKDMLMILAIAIFLVYVVMTVQFNSFIHPFIVMSVIPMTVTGALLGLLFTQSELSVLSGVGMVFLIGIVLNNAILLIDRTKQLRGLGYNTEEAIVEAGKNRLRPIFMTTLTTVGGMLPLAIATGTASNYQSPLAIVIISGLLFAAFITLILVPSVYLLFEDIKSGLNRLFRRKLTRRNNKSQSI
- a CDS encoding sugar-binding transcriptional regulator; translated protein: MENEKLLKVIEAAKLYYLLDYNQVDIAKQLGVSRPTVSRLLQLAKEEGIVQIKIIDPTEDIENLALRLEQKFNLKKAIVTHIPQYEDHLIKMYLGEATAKYVDAVVKDGDIIGVTWGTTLYHTAVELKTKSVKDVKVVQLKGGVSHSETNTHMNEILYLFGKAFGTTPHHLPLPAIVDHVVVKQAMEADRHIKRILELGKQANIALFTIGPIKSEALLFQLGYFTDQEIRAINSKAVGDICSRFFDENGQIFNEQLNARTLGIELAELKKKEHAVLVAGGPHKIEGIRGALKGKYANVLITDQFTAKFYLIKNFRWLTIKSTTFSFVKNKNYKKWCKLNVVEVGMEQFEKNESCPNLS
- a CDS encoding NupC/NupG family nucleoside CNT transporter: MNIIWGMFGIFTVFFIAYLFSSNRKAIKPRTVLGGLAIQLSFAFIVLKWEFGKEALEKLALGVNEIVNYANEGIGFLFGGIFVADNIGFIFAFQVLPVVIFFSALISVLYYIGIMQIVIKFLGGALSKLLGTSKAESLSAAANIFVGQTEAPLVVKPYLDKMTKSELFAVMTGGLASVAGSVLIGYSLLGVPLEYLLAASFMAAPAGLIIAKIMIPETERSQTSDDLHLEKDTESVNVIDAAARGASTGLQLALNIGAMLLAFIALIALINGLLGAVGGLFNFEGLTLEMILGVLFAPIAFAIGVPWAEAVQAGGFIGQKLILNEFVAYSSFAPQIEQLSPKTVAVISFALCGFANVSSMGILLGGLGNLAPNRRADIAKLGVKAVIAGMLASLLSASIAGMLF
- the deoC gene encoding deoxyribose-phosphate aldolase → MTNLAKMIDHTALKANTTMEQIETLCAEAREFGFASVCVNPTWVETAAELLKESGVDICTVIGFPLGANTPETKAFETKDAINKGATEVDMVINVAALKAKNDELVERDIRAVVEAAKGKALTKVIIETCLLTDEEKERACRIAVDAGTDFVKTSTGFSTGGATVEDIALMRNVVGPTIGVKASGGVRSLADAKAMIAAGATRIGASSGVSIVKGEVSSSDY
- a CDS encoding XapX domain-containing protein; the protein is MKEIILSLVAGVIIGIVFKSLKLPLPAPPVVAGIMGIVGIFLGGVIFTQVVKLFS
- a CDS encoding cytidine deaminase — protein: MKKEELIHEAKLAREKAYVPYSKFKVGAALLTKRGEVFHGCNIENAAYSMCNCGERTALFSAYAQGEKDFAALAVVADTKRPVPPCGACRQVIAELCDPNMIIYLSNLKGDIKEITVSELLPAAFSPEDLNQS
- a CDS encoding ferredoxin family protein: MEGDEIMSGLKKAQTIEEKQYLVRFNADTESHLHVLDHDTCLSKCPDKICTIFCPAEVYKWEDIRMHVGYEGCHECGSCRIGCPHENIKWVYPKGGHGIVFRLG